From Cryobacterium sp. GrIS_2_6:
CTGCCTGACTATGAAGTCGTGCATCCATTTTCTCGGCGTGTTGTGCCGCCCTTGACGCTCGGGTTCGCGGCGGCATTCAACCGGAGCCGAGCCATGAGCACGCGGTGATCGATGACGATGATTCCGGCGACCTCGCGGCACTCCATGCCGTCGCGAATCCACTGGCTGATCGTGCGAGTTGTCCGGCCGGCTCGTTCGGCTGCCTTCCGGATCGTGTAGTTCGGCTGGTTGACGATCACCGTGCCGCCATCTTCTTAGCGAAATCGGCGCGCGCCCAGGCGTTGTGGCAGATCCTGCACAGCAGGTAACCACCTGATCTGACCGTCCCGTCGTAAGCGTGCCCCTTTGGGCAGTGGGTCTTCGCCATTGGATCACGGCGGACCTTCGGGACATAGGCATCACGGCCCTGCTGGTTGTGGCAAGTCCGGCAGATGCGCGATCCGCCGTCCATCTTCGTGTTTTCCGGACTGTACTCGTGCCCCTGCGGGCAATGGGTCTTGTTGGAACGAGCATTAGTCCCATGTTCCCGTTGGTCGAGCAAGTTTTCAGATTGCGTGCCATACCGCAGATTGCTCAGGGCGTTATTTCGAACGTTGCCGTCGAGGTGGCGCCGCACCATGCCCTTCGGCAGCGGGCCGACAAATGCCAGTAGGACGAGAGAGTGCACCTTGCGTGTGTGGCTCGTGCCATTATGCAACCCAACATGCCCATAGCCGCCCGTTGAGGTGAACTGCTGGCGCATGATGATCGGTGCCGAGCGCATGAACGATCGCACGCGGCCGAGGTCGGAAACCTCGTATCCTGGGAAGTCTGGAATGGGCAGCCAATTCTCGGCGGCGGGAGCGTTTCG
This genomic window contains:
- a CDS encoding HNH endonuclease; protein product: MNGTRNAPAAENWLPIPDFPGYEVSDLGRVRSFMRSAPIIMRQQFTSTGGYGHVGLHNGTSHTRKVHSLVLLAFVGPLPKGMVRRHLDGNVRNNALSNLRYGTQSENLLDQREHGTNARSNKTHCPQGHEYSPENTKMDGGSRICRTCHNQQGRDAYVPKVRRDPMAKTHCPKGHAYDGTVRSGGYLLCRICHNAWARADFAKKMAAR